A window of Fibrobacter succinogenes contains these coding sequences:
- the hisN gene encoding histidinol-phosphatase: MFETENRIARDEVAPENLELLKIALKTAELAEENILKYYQNNVGVEWKADKTPVTIADKGTEELARKFWAKETPGFGVIGEEFGIESPDAEFQWVIDPIDGTKSFIHGVPLFGTLIALYHKNVPIASVIRLPAMKSAVWAVNGGGAFLDGREAHASKVSQLSDALVLSGTVNTMEDKGFGEGFTKLRRSARLHRGWGDCYGYYLVAAGRAEIMVDPIVSLWDIAPFPLLMKEAGGKFSTIDGKMELFDASGKPTAPIYEGFTSIASNGLLHVAALDCLKK; this comes from the coding sequence ATGTTCGAAACGGAAAATCGAATTGCAAGGGATGAAGTTGCTCCTGAAAATCTGGAACTCTTGAAGATTGCTCTCAAAACGGCGGAACTTGCCGAAGAAAACATCCTCAAGTACTACCAGAACAACGTAGGCGTTGAATGGAAAGCAGACAAGACTCCGGTGACAATTGCAGACAAGGGTACCGAAGAACTTGCGCGCAAATTCTGGGCCAAGGAAACGCCCGGCTTTGGCGTCATTGGTGAAGAATTTGGCATTGAAAGTCCTGATGCGGAATTCCAGTGGGTGATTGACCCGATTGACGGTACGAAGTCGTTTATTCATGGTGTGCCGTTGTTCGGAACGCTGATTGCGCTTTACCACAAGAACGTTCCGATTGCAAGCGTGATTCGTTTGCCGGCGATGAAGAGCGCCGTGTGGGCGGTCAACGGAGGCGGTGCATTCTTGGATGGTCGCGAAGCCCACGCTTCGAAGGTGTCGCAGTTGAGCGATGCGCTTGTGCTTTCGGGAACTGTTAACACGATGGAAGACAAGGGCTTTGGTGAAGGCTTTACGAAGCTCCGTCGTAGCGCTCGCTTGCATCGCGGCTGGGGCGATTGCTATGGGTATTATCTTGTAGCGGCTGGCCGTGCCGAAATCATGGTGGATCCGATCGTATCGCTTTGGGATATCGCACCGTTCCCGCTTTTGATGAAAGAAGCGGGTGGCAAGTTCAGCACGATAGATGGCAAGATGGAACTCTTTGATGCAAGTGGTAAGCCGACGGCGCCCATTTACGAAGGGTTCACGAGTATCGCATCGAATGGACTGTTGCACGTCGCTGCACTCGATTGCTTGAAGAAGTAA
- the hisC gene encoding histidinol-phosphate transaminase, with protein MEVFVVDPRPELSKLSDYVPGKSIDEIRERYGLKNVVKLASNENPLGASPKAVEAFHEIANSLHLYPRGDAPKLIDDIAKKFGVNKNQIVIGNGSDEIIDMVGKAFIRQGDNCVGVTPTFSVYKFTTLSNGADFIGVGEGEERASLDKLAAAINEKTRVVFICNPNNPTGHYYTETEIRAFLAKVPKNVLVFLDEAYAEFATAPDFPKLASALDEFPNLFINRTFSKIYGLAGLRVGYAIANAEVVRHMWKIKPPFDVNQAAQVAAIAAFADTDHVEATRKNNAIGFEYLNREFTALGFKVLPTQANFICVHIGDKAKELVSFLEQNGMIVRGLTSFGMPEHIRITVGKPEENELLVSLVKKWVG; from the coding sequence ATGGAGGTATTTGTGGTCGATCCGCGTCCAGAACTTTCTAAACTTTCCGATTATGTCCCTGGCAAGTCCATCGACGAAATTCGTGAACGTTATGGTCTTAAGAATGTTGTAAAGCTTGCGTCTAACGAGAACCCGCTTGGCGCTTCTCCGAAGGCGGTGGAAGCGTTCCATGAAATTGCGAATTCCTTGCACTTGTACCCGCGTGGCGATGCTCCGAAGTTGATTGACGATATTGCAAAAAAATTTGGTGTGAACAAAAACCAGATTGTCATTGGCAACGGTTCTGATGAAATCATCGACATGGTGGGTAAGGCATTTATCCGCCAGGGTGATAATTGCGTGGGTGTGACGCCGACGTTCTCGGTCTACAAGTTTACGACGCTTTCGAACGGCGCTGATTTTATTGGTGTGGGCGAGGGTGAAGAACGTGCAAGCCTTGATAAGCTTGCTGCGGCTATCAACGAAAAGACTCGCGTGGTGTTCATTTGTAACCCGAACAATCCGACCGGTCACTATTACACCGAAACTGAAATTCGTGCGTTCCTCGCTAAAGTGCCGAAGAACGTTCTCGTGTTCTTGGACGAGGCTTATGCGGAATTTGCAACGGCTCCGGATTTCCCGAAGCTTGCGTCTGCATTGGACGAGTTCCCGAACTTGTTCATCAACCGCACCTTCAGTAAGATTTATGGATTGGCTGGACTCCGCGTGGGTTATGCGATTGCGAATGCTGAAGTTGTGCGCCACATGTGGAAAATCAAGCCGCCGTTTGACGTGAACCAGGCTGCCCAGGTGGCGGCGATTGCCGCTTTTGCTGATACGGACCACGTTGAAGCAACGCGCAAGAACAACGCTATTGGGTTTGAATACTTGAACCGCGAATTTACGGCTCTTGGTTTCAAGGTGCTCCCGACGCAGGCGAACTTTATTTGCGTTCACATTGGCGATAAGGCCAAGGAACTTGTTTCGTTCTTGGAACAGAACGGGATGATTGTCCGCGGGCTTACGAGCTTTGGCATGCCGGAACACATCCGTATTACAGTAGGCAAGCCCGAAGAAAATGAACTGCTTGTTTCGCTTGTTAAAAAGTGGGTCGGCTAG
- a CDS encoding ATP-dependent Clp protease ATP-binding subunit: MSDFTNDAEKVLAKAQSLRDRCSHSYLGAAHLAVGLVEGPDATLKKLYKSKGVKTNELRGRLEPFVQKIPRMEGVNPDVEPDSDLNRILRAAVQAARQVSRMVTPGDLLVALMKFSGDRALSKVFADALGSTEVVETWLSDPFAGAANAEEQSPLKLYGRELVEMAADGKLSPVIGREEEIRRVILILSRKTKNNPCLVGEPGVGKTAIVEGLAERIYRGDVPDALKGKKVFALDLSALMAGAKYRGDFEERLKAVIDAIEEDGNTLMFIDELHNIVGAGKTEGSMDLGNMLKPKLARGELHCIGATTTQEYRKYIEKDSALERRFQPVQVSEPSEDEAISILRGIKEGFDAHHGVRLHDNALVAAVKLSNRYISDRFLPDKAIDLIDEAASLVKTQMDTVPEALDTLQRKELQMKIEEQALAKETDANSVKRLKELREELAGTDAEVKKMQERWQDRRAAFAEVQDLKKSLKAAKDEMEQAEARYDLNRAAELKYNKIVNIEKELAEKTEALRKSAEEGGLSEEVTEETIALVVSRWTGIPVTKLCEGEKAKLLHLDERLHARVIGQDEAVEAVSEAILRNRSGLSRENAPIGSFLFLGPTGVGKTELAKALAVELFDSENALVRIDMSEYMEKHSVSRLIGAPPGYVGYEEGGQLTEAVRTHPYCVILLDEIEKAHPDVFNTLLQVLDDGRLTDGKGRTVNFKNTLILMTSNLGAEKFRLSAASAKNGEPPQVALADVEGDLHAFFRPEFLNRLDEVLVFQSLSKKQIREIVKLKFADLANRAARQDLVLTLSDAALDAIAEGAYQPEFGARPIQRYIERNIERPLSHAILSGTVSAAKPAVVDYKNGMFVVK, translated from the coding sequence ATGTCCGATTTTACTAACGATGCAGAAAAGGTTTTGGCAAAAGCGCAGAGTTTGCGCGACCGTTGCTCGCATTCCTACTTGGGTGCGGCGCATTTGGCCGTTGGCCTTGTGGAAGGTCCCGATGCGACCTTGAAGAAACTCTATAAATCCAAGGGCGTCAAGACGAACGAACTCCGTGGCCGTTTGGAACCGTTTGTCCAGAAAATCCCGCGCATGGAAGGCGTGAACCCGGATGTGGAACCGGATAGCGACTTGAACCGTATTTTGCGTGCGGCTGTGCAGGCGGCGCGTCAGGTCAGCCGAATGGTCACGCCGGGTGATTTGCTGGTGGCGCTCATGAAGTTCTCGGGCGACCGTGCGCTTTCGAAGGTATTTGCCGATGCGCTTGGTTCTACAGAAGTGGTGGAAACTTGGCTTTCGGACCCGTTTGCGGGTGCCGCGAATGCCGAAGAACAGTCTCCGCTGAAACTCTACGGTCGTGAACTTGTCGAAATGGCGGCTGACGGAAAGCTTTCGCCGGTGATTGGCCGTGAAGAAGAAATCCGTCGTGTGATTTTGATTTTGAGCCGTAAGACAAAGAACAATCCGTGCTTGGTCGGTGAACCGGGTGTGGGTAAGACTGCTATTGTCGAAGGCCTTGCCGAACGTATTTACCGCGGTGACGTGCCGGATGCGTTGAAGGGCAAGAAGGTCTTTGCGCTTGATTTGTCTGCGTTGATGGCGGGTGCAAAATACCGTGGCGACTTTGAAGAAAGGCTCAAGGCGGTTATTGACGCTATTGAAGAAGATGGCAACACGCTTATGTTCATCGATGAACTCCACAACATTGTGGGGGCCGGCAAGACCGAAGGCTCGATGGACCTTGGCAATATGTTAAAGCCGAAGCTTGCTCGTGGTGAACTCCATTGCATTGGTGCGACGACGACTCAGGAATACCGCAAGTACATCGAAAAGGATTCTGCTTTGGAACGTCGATTCCAGCCGGTGCAGGTTTCGGAACCGAGCGAAGACGAAGCCATTTCCATCTTGCGTGGCATTAAGGAAGGCTTTGACGCGCACCATGGCGTACGTCTGCACGACAACGCGCTCGTGGCTGCAGTGAAACTTTCGAATCGTTACATCAGTGATCGATTCTTGCCGGACAAGGCTATTGACTTGATTGACGAGGCGGCAAGCCTTGTGAAAACGCAGATGGACACGGTCCCGGAAGCGCTCGATACCTTGCAGCGTAAGGAACTCCAGATGAAAATCGAGGAGCAGGCCTTGGCAAAAGAAACGGACGCAAACAGCGTAAAGCGCTTGAAAGAGCTCCGTGAAGAACTTGCGGGTACTGATGCCGAGGTTAAGAAAATGCAGGAACGCTGGCAAGACCGCCGTGCCGCATTTGCCGAAGTGCAGGACTTGAAGAAATCATTGAAGGCTGCGAAGGACGAGATGGAACAGGCGGAAGCCCGTTACGACTTGAATCGTGCCGCGGAACTCAAGTACAACAAGATTGTGAACATCGAGAAGGAACTTGCCGAAAAGACCGAAGCGCTCCGCAAGAGTGCCGAAGAAGGCGGCTTGAGCGAAGAAGTCACGGAAGAGACGATTGCGCTTGTGGTGAGCCGTTGGACGGGTATTCCGGTGACAAAGCTTTGCGAAGGCGAAAAGGCAAAGTTGTTGCACTTGGATGAACGTTTGCATGCCCGCGTGATTGGCCAGGACGAAGCTGTTGAAGCCGTGTCCGAAGCGATTTTGCGTAACCGTAGCGGTTTAAGCCGTGAAAATGCGCCGATTGGAAGTTTCCTCTTCTTGGGCCCGACGGGCGTGGGTAAGACGGAACTTGCAAAGGCTTTGGCTGTGGAACTTTTCGATAGCGAAAATGCGCTTGTCCGTATCGACATGAGCGAATACATGGAAAAGCATAGCGTTAGTCGTTTGATCGGTGCTCCTCCGGGATACGTGGGTTACGAAGAAGGCGGCCAGCTGACCGAAGCTGTGCGTACGCATCCGTACTGCGTGATTTTGCTCGATGAAATCGAGAAGGCGCACCCGGACGTGTTTAATACGCTGTTGCAGGTGTTGGACGATGGTCGTTTGACGGACGGCAAGGGTCGTACGGTGAACTTCAAGAACACCTTGATTTTGATGACCTCGAACTTGGGTGCCGAAAAGTTCCGCTTGAGTGCGGCTAGTGCAAAGAACGGTGAACCGCCGCAGGTTGCGCTTGCTGATGTCGAAGGTGACTTGCACGCGTTCTTCCGCCCGGAATTCTTGAACCGCTTGGACGAAGTGCTTGTGTTCCAGAGCCTCTCGAAAAAGCAGATTCGCGAAATCGTGAAACTCAAATTTGCAGATTTGGCGAACCGCGCTGCCCGTCAGGACTTGGTGCTTACGCTTTCGGATGCGGCGCTTGATGCGATTGCGGAAGGTGCTTACCAGCCGGAATTCGGTGCTCGCCCGATCCAGCGTTACATCGAACGCAACATAGAACGTCCGTTGAGCCATGCAATCCTCTCGGGAACCGTGAGTGCGGCAAAGCCTGCTGTAGTCGATTACAAGAACGGAATGTTTGTGGTGAAGTAG
- a CDS encoding ABC transporter ATP-binding protein — translation MKYIAWLWRGTKGFRVNIVARIFAGIARVACGLLMIWLSKRFIDETIRTGSQDDIVRMIAFLVFTVVGTIVLRLLYYYMTASATVKMTNALRLFYFGTLFKRPLFDGHELHSGDVSSRLSKDIETVSTSVIDTLPQMAVTGIQLVGAFLLMRWFDARLAWALLLLTPVMVVVGKLISRKLRKMTLDIREGESRIQMQVQEGVEYNAVLRSLESESWVMERLGLKQNKLERDVLRRTRFTTVARFAIGSAFGLGYLLAFIWGGLGLRDGTITFGVMTSFLQLVGQIQHPILTLLGMVPQLVHSTASIDRLDELEKKATDDAGECADETHGDECGKIPSEMSLESHSERPDKMLKELRGRLGLRFENVRFGYAGGDCEIVRNFSHDFMPGSKAAIMGETGKGKTTLFRLLLGFVKPDSGRMVIYSNGSVVDVSEETRSNFVYVPQGNTLMNGSVRYNLQLAKTDATEEEMRRVLHIACAEFVNDLPNGLDCEIGERGHGLSEGQAQRIAIARGLLRPGNILLFDEISSSLDEETEAELYRHLFEAFPEKTMIFVTHRTAVCEMCDETVRL, via the coding sequence ATGAAATATATCGCTTGGCTGTGGCGCGGAACAAAGGGCTTTCGCGTAAATATTGTCGCTCGCATTTTCGCGGGGATCGCACGCGTGGCATGCGGTCTTTTGATGATATGGCTCAGCAAGCGGTTTATTGACGAAACGATACGCACTGGATCGCAAGATGATATTGTGCGTATGATTGCGTTCCTTGTTTTTACTGTGGTGGGGACGATTGTCCTTAGGCTCTTGTATTATTACATGACCGCATCGGCTACGGTGAAAATGACTAATGCGCTAAGGCTGTTCTATTTTGGCACGTTGTTTAAGCGACCGCTTTTTGATGGGCATGAATTGCATTCGGGCGATGTGTCGTCGAGGCTTTCGAAGGATATCGAAACGGTATCGACTTCGGTGATTGATACGCTCCCGCAGATGGCGGTGACGGGAATCCAGCTTGTGGGTGCGTTCCTTTTGATGCGTTGGTTTGATGCGCGGCTGGCTTGGGCGCTGCTGTTGCTTACGCCTGTGATGGTCGTGGTGGGTAAGCTGATTTCGCGCAAGCTGCGCAAGATGACGTTGGACATCCGCGAGGGCGAAAGCCGCATCCAGATGCAGGTGCAAGAAGGCGTGGAATACAATGCCGTGTTGCGTTCGCTCGAAAGCGAAAGCTGGGTGATGGAACGGCTTGGTTTAAAACAAAATAAGCTTGAACGCGATGTGCTGCGGCGGACTCGTTTTACGACGGTCGCGCGTTTTGCGATTGGTTCTGCGTTTGGACTTGGCTATTTGCTAGCTTTTATTTGGGGCGGGCTTGGGCTGCGCGATGGGACGATTACGTTTGGTGTGATGACTTCTTTTTTGCAGTTGGTTGGGCAAATCCAGCACCCGATTTTGACGTTGCTTGGGATGGTGCCGCAATTGGTGCATTCGACCGCTAGCATTGATCGATTGGATGAACTGGAGAAAAAGGCCACGGATGATGCAGGGGAGTGCGCGGATGAAACGCATGGGGACGAGTGCGGAAAAATTCCCTCTGAAATGTCTTTGGAATCGCATTCAGAACGGCCCGATAAAATGTTAAAGGAACTGCGCGGGCGCCTTGGCTTGCGGTTTGAGAATGTGCGCTTTGGGTATGCCGGTGGGGATTGCGAAATAGTCCGTAATTTTTCGCACGATTTTATGCCCGGGAGCAAGGCTGCAATTATGGGCGAGACTGGTAAAGGCAAGACGACTTTGTTCAGGCTTTTGCTCGGTTTTGTAAAGCCGGATAGCGGTCGCATGGTAATTTATTCGAATGGATCCGTTGTGGATGTTTCGGAAGAGACTCGTTCGAATTTTGTGTATGTGCCGCAAGGCAACACGCTGATGAACGGCTCTGTGCGCTACAATTTGCAGTTGGCAAAAACCGATGCGACTGAAGAAGAAATGCGTCGTGTATTGCATATTGCTTGTGCTGAATTTGTGAATGATTTGCCGAATGGCCTGGATTGCGAAATTGGCGAACGCGGGCATGGGCTTAGCGAAGGCCAGGCGCAGCGTATTGCAATTGCCCGTGGGCTTTTGCGCCCAGGCAACATTTTGCTGTTCGACGAAATTAGTTCTTCGCTGGATGAGGAAACCGAAGCGGAACTTTACCGCCATTTATTTGAGGCTTTTCCGGAAAAGACGATGATTTTCGTGACGCACCGTACTGCGGTTTGCGAAATGTGCGATGAAACGGTGAGACTGTAG
- a CDS encoding PqqD family protein — MKIKKGFVLRDVCGEQVIMGEGIGALDFGRLLCLNETAAWLWKKAEEMGDFAVDSLAEALCGEYDVSAEQAKADVAAIVAEWQKVNVLE; from the coding sequence ATGAAAATCAAGAAAGGTTTTGTGCTGCGCGATGTGTGCGGTGAACAGGTGATTATGGGTGAAGGTATTGGTGCTCTCGATTTTGGACGCCTCCTTTGCTTGAACGAAACGGCGGCTTGGCTTTGGAAAAAAGCTGAAGAAATGGGTGATTTTGCGGTGGATTCCCTTGCTGAAGCGCTTTGCGGCGAATACGACGTTAGCGCAGAACAGGCTAAGGCCGATGTGGCTGCGATTGTCGCCGAATGGCAAAAGGTGAACGTGCTCGAATGA
- a CDS encoding S24/S26 family peptidase, translating to MNGSGKKDDSLILAEAIRLVKSGVSVTFPVNGRSMLPFIVGGRDSVILEKPKSLQRGDVVLALVKTNGPEKHYVVHRIVALDGEHVVLMGDGNLALREHCEVSDVCAKVICVVKPNGKKYAMAAWQYRIAAKIWYILLPVRRYLLWIYRKIKK from the coding sequence ATGAACGGTTCGGGAAAAAAAGATGACTCGCTGATTCTTGCCGAGGCGATTCGCCTGGTCAAGAGTGGCGTAAGCGTCACGTTTCCGGTAAACGGGCGGAGCATGTTGCCGTTTATCGTGGGCGGGCGCGATAGCGTCATTCTGGAAAAACCGAAATCTTTACAGCGTGGCGATGTGGTGCTTGCTCTTGTTAAAACGAATGGACCCGAAAAACATTACGTTGTACATCGAATTGTTGCACTGGATGGCGAGCATGTGGTGCTCATGGGTGATGGAAATCTTGCTTTGCGGGAACATTGTGAAGTATCGGATGTTTGTGCCAAGGTGATTTGCGTTGTAAAACCGAATGGGAAAAAATACGCTATGGCGGCTTGGCAATACCGAATCGCTGCAAAAATATGGTATATTCTGTTACCGGTTAGACGTTATTTACTATGGATTTATAGGAAGATAAAAAAATGA
- a CDS encoding nucleotidyltransferase family protein: MERFEKDALYELLRIALDDERSPCSFSHKLIAESWDNLHTECAKQLVTGVVYRAICRLPHDLQPPHKIVLRWALEAETIKGQNKLLNAEAARLTELFAVQGCKTAVLKGPANALLYPDPYMRQVGDIDLWVDGGRDHVFAILKKLGYKIHEWDLNAPHHVHLDPEENGIPVEVHYRPSFGTWNPFASSRLLCFLEKEIRNVERSCEGFYVPSIKFALAMQLAHIHVHFIRDGVGLKQILDYCMLLKHSSEDDRCEIAKELSNFGLLKVCKALMWIMGYVFELDEHMMLCKPDEKLGRKMLSLIQKGGNFGIYATDSLNEFSRNFVVRFLKHRWRNLHVFWFAPVDVLMCELEYWKRFARSISVRIKLRRLSLWDLSHSKFVKKEAR; the protein is encoded by the coding sequence ATGGAACGCTTTGAAAAAGATGCTTTGTATGAACTTTTGCGGATAGCGCTAGATGACGAACGCTCGCCGTGCTCTTTTTCGCATAAGCTGATCGCAGAATCTTGGGATAATCTACATACGGAATGTGCCAAGCAACTTGTTACAGGGGTTGTTTATAGGGCTATTTGCCGTTTGCCTCATGATTTACAGCCGCCTCATAAAATTGTATTGCGTTGGGCTCTCGAAGCGGAAACCATCAAGGGGCAGAATAAGCTTTTGAATGCGGAAGCTGCTAGGCTTACGGAATTGTTTGCGGTACAAGGGTGCAAAACAGCGGTGCTCAAGGGGCCTGCCAATGCTTTGCTTTACCCGGACCCCTATATGCGACAGGTCGGGGATATTGACTTGTGGGTTGATGGCGGGCGCGACCATGTTTTTGCGATATTGAAAAAATTGGGGTATAAAATTCATGAATGGGATTTAAACGCACCGCACCATGTTCACTTGGATCCAGAAGAAAATGGTATTCCCGTAGAGGTTCATTACAGGCCGTCTTTTGGCACGTGGAATCCGTTTGCGAGTTCGCGTCTCTTGTGTTTTTTGGAAAAAGAAATCCGGAATGTAGAACGGAGTTGCGAAGGTTTTTATGTTCCGTCAATCAAGTTTGCGCTTGCGATGCAGTTGGCCCACATTCATGTTCATTTTATTAGGGATGGTGTAGGGCTAAAACAAATTCTGGATTACTGCATGTTGCTGAAACATTCTTCCGAGGATGATCGGTGCGAAATTGCAAAGGAACTTTCGAATTTTGGACTTTTGAAAGTTTGCAAGGCGCTCATGTGGATTATGGGCTACGTGTTTGAACTCGATGAACACATGATGCTTTGCAAACCTGATGAAAAACTTGGCCGAAAAATGCTATCCTTAATACAAAAAGGCGGTAATTTTGGCATTTATGCAACGGATTCGTTGAATGAATTTTCAAGGAACTTTGTTGTTCGCTTTTTGAAGCATCGTTGGCGTAATCTGCATGTGTTTTGGTTTGCTCCTGTTGATGTTTTAATGTGCGAATTGGAATACTGGAAACGTTTTGCTAGATCTATTTCTGTTAGGATTAAATTGCGGCGATTGTCGCTTTGGGATTTGTCTCACTCTAAATTTGTAAAAAAAGAAGCTCGATGA
- a CDS encoding nucleotidyltransferase family protein, producing the protein MKNSLDEMFCELLRVSLGLSQVFPYIPTSEEWQSLYTMAHRQTLLGVVYNAFAHLPKESLPPHLLMLLWARDAEAIRGKNRLMNQESARYTQLFAERGFRSAILKGQANARLYPDPFSRQPGDIDIYVPGGYDKVQELLHSLGIQNLEHLTPDYHDIEFINEKGVLVEVHHKPTSATYAIRLNKTYDEVLKVLEPELENVTLTPEGFYSPSIRFALLMQLVHLFKHALLSGVSLRHYMDYYILLTRSTEADRQYAWEFAKKIGMKSGCAAIMGVLGRVFKLPQDKMLCKPSRFYSRVLYKSTFAEGDFGAKKAYRRNVLKRWFDDRVQNLRIFPIAPRYYIYKESNYWVKTISLIPERVRRRKIAL; encoded by the coding sequence TTGAAAAATTCTCTTGACGAAATGTTTTGTGAACTCCTGCGAGTGTCTCTCGGGCTCTCGCAGGTTTTTCCGTATATTCCGACTTCTGAAGAATGGCAGTCGCTCTATACAATGGCGCACCGCCAAACGCTTTTAGGGGTTGTTTATAATGCCTTTGCCCATTTGCCCAAGGAATCGCTGCCTCCGCATTTGTTAATGTTGCTTTGGGCGAGGGATGCCGAAGCTATCCGCGGCAAGAACCGCCTTATGAATCAGGAATCGGCCCGTTACACACAACTGTTTGCCGAACGCGGGTTCCGCAGTGCTATTTTGAAAGGTCAAGCTAACGCTCGCTTGTATCCTGATCCGTTTTCAAGGCAACCCGGCGATATCGACATCTATGTTCCCGGCGGTTACGACAAAGTTCAGGAGTTATTGCATAGTCTGGGGATTCAAAACCTTGAACATTTAACTCCTGATTATCACGACATTGAATTTATAAACGAGAAAGGTGTTCTTGTAGAGGTTCATCACAAGCCTACTTCTGCAACATACGCGATTCGGTTAAATAAAACCTATGACGAAGTCCTAAAAGTTCTTGAACCTGAACTTGAGAATGTAACGCTTACGCCTGAAGGATTTTATAGCCCGAGTATCCGATTTGCTTTGCTGATGCAATTAGTTCATTTGTTCAAACACGCGTTGCTTTCTGGAGTGAGCCTGAGGCATTATATGGATTATTATATACTGCTGACTCGTTCAACTGAGGCCGATCGCCAATATGCGTGGGAGTTTGCAAAAAAAATTGGTATGAAAAGCGGTTGTGCCGCCATCATGGGTGTTCTTGGGCGTGTTTTCAAGTTACCTCAAGATAAAATGCTTTGCAAGCCTAGCAGATTTTATAGCAGAGTCCTATACAAGTCTACATTTGCAGAGGGCGATTTTGGGGCGAAAAAAGCTTATCGTCGTAATGTGCTTAAGCGCTGGTTCGACGACCGTGTTCAGAATTTGCGCATATTCCCGATAGCTCCCCGGTATTACATTTATAAGGAATCTAATTACTGGGTAAAAACAATTTCGCTTATTCCCGAGCGTGTTCGACGTCGGAAAATTGCACTTTAA